From a region of the Acidobacteriota bacterium genome:
- a CDS encoding MerR family transcriptional regulator, which produces MEFVPSKLYYKIGEVCGIVGVPAHVLRFWETEFPALAPPKSRSGHRTYRPRDIELLLEIRRLLYDEGFTIAGARKRLGARPAGGSAKESVPEKKRAPKAPAGPPAGEEKPGAASDRLERVQSELRNILTLLDRE; this is translated from the coding sequence ATGGAGTTCGTACCCAGCAAGCTCTATTACAAAATCGGGGAAGTGTGCGGGATCGTGGGCGTCCCGGCCCATGTCCTCCGCTTCTGGGAAACGGAGTTTCCGGCGCTGGCGCCGCCCAAGAGCCGGTCGGGCCACCGCACCTACCGCCCCAGGGATATCGAGCTCCTGCTCGAGATCCGCAGGCTCCTCTACGACGAGGGGTTCACGATCGCCGGGGCGCGCAAGCGGCTCGGTGCCCGCCCCGCGGGCGGCTCCGCAAAGGAATCGGTCCCCGAAAAAAAGAGGGCCCCGAAGGCGCCGGCCGGGCCCCCGGCCGGGGAGGAAAAGCCGGGAGCGGCCTCCGACCGCCTCGAGCGGGTGCAATCGGAGCTCCGGAACATATTGACTTTACTCGACCGCGAATGA
- a CDS encoding HU family DNA-binding protein, producing MNKSDLSRRIHEAHGGLSYLESQKIVDFILETIKGRLTLGEKVLLSGFGCFNVVRRRAKKGVNPQTGEPVLIPGRNSIKFKPSKNLKSV from the coding sequence ATGAACAAAAGCGATCTCAGCAGAAGAATTCATGAAGCGCATGGAGGATTGTCTTACCTTGAGTCCCAGAAGATTGTAGACTTCATTCTGGAGACCATCAAAGGCCGGCTCACGCTGGGGGAAAAGGTCCTGCTCAGCGGGTTCGGCTGCTTCAACGTGGTGCGGCGCAGAGCCAAGAAGGGGGTGAACCCCCAGACGGGAGAGCCGGTGCTCATCCCGGGCAGGAATTCGATCAAGTTCAAGCCGTCGAAAAACCTGAAATCGGTCTGA